Proteins co-encoded in one Populus trichocarpa isolate Nisqually-1 chromosome 10, P.trichocarpa_v4.1, whole genome shotgun sequence genomic window:
- the LOC7474203 gene encoding protein OBERON 2 isoform X1, which produces MSPSNGSPESGTPFEVELMEIDKESNRSTPRERENILNLRPVAPDECGEGLPYAPEDWPNLGDTWTWRVGRRVAITGHYLDRYLYLPIRLCHLENTTRKKHGFASKLSVERYIRSVFPNADIGKFFASFSWKIPSKQSSINGNVEGHFFFPVPSEETAELFLSDSQHDSAGCKAGNKMCTSLGLQTENQPMAAMSCDICCSEPGFCGYCCCILCCKTISSKHGGYSYIKCEAIVSEGHICGHVAHMNCALRTYMAGTVGGSIGLDAEYYCRRCDARTDLVPHVTRLLRTCETVDSQDEIEKILNLGFCILRGSQRADAKGLLKRIEVAITKLKCGTILEDIWKVEGEVSAILPAVSPNGNAMLEVSNHQDILDFRKSSPDVSMSSDSQTESLKLEDEINQVLQALQVSQEAEYKIAEERLYAQKKYLQNLYQQLDKERSELARRTLITNPDDLLSAVLSRVDQIKREVTKLKDMEEVANGFGRTSKDILKEHFGLEVEK; this is translated from the exons ATGTCCCCATCCAATGGCTCACCAGAATCTGGGACTCCATTTG AAGTGGAATTAATGGAGATTGATAAGGAAAGTAATAGAAGCACGCCTAGGGAAAGGGAAAACATTTTGAATCTAAGGCCAGTTGCACCTGATGAATGTGGTGAAGGTTTGCCATATGCTCCCGAGGATTGGCCAAATCTTGGTGATACGTGGACCTGGAGGGTTGGGAGGCGAGTTGCCATTACTGGCCATTATTTGGATAGATACCTTTACCTTCCAATTCGTCTTTGTCATCTTGAGAATACAACACGTAAGAAACATGGTTTTGCCAGCAAGCTTTCAGTTGAGCGATATATCCGATCTGTATTTCCTAATGCAGACATTGGTAAATTTTTTGCTTCATTCAGTTGGAAGATCCCATCAAAGCAATCCTCCATAAATG GTAATGTCGAGGGgcacttttttttccctgtacCTTCTGAAGAGACAGCTGAACTTTTTCTGTCTGATTCCCAGCATGATAGTGCGGGTTGTAAAGCTGGAAATAAGATGTGCACCAGTCTTGGGTTACAAACTGAAAATCAACCCATGGCTGCCATGTCTTGCGATATATGTTGCAGTGAACCTGGTTTCTGCGGTTATTGCTGCTGCATCCTCTGTTGCAAAACTATAAGCTCAAAACATGGAGGTTACAGCTACATAAAATGTGAAGCAATTGTGAGTGAGGGTCATATATGTGGCCATGTTGCTCACATGAATTGTGCTCTTCGGACCTATATGGCTGGCACTGTGGGAGGAAGCATCGGTCTGGATGCTGAGTATTACTGTCGGCGCTGTGATGCAAGGACAGACCTAGTGCCACATGTTACAAGGCTTTTGCGAACTTGCGAAACTGTTGATTCCCAGgatgaaatagagaaaatattaaatcttgGTTTCTGCATTTTGCGAGGTTCACAGAGAGCTGATGCAAAGGGATTGCTGAAACGCATTGAGGTAGCCATCACGAAG CTTAAATGTGGGACTATTCTTGAAGATATCTGGAAAGTGGAAGGGGAAGTCTCAGCCATTTTGCctg CCGTCTCTCCCAATGGAAATGCAATGCTGGAAGTTAGTAATCATCAAGACATTCTGGACTTTAGAAAGAGCTCACCAGATGTGTCCATGTCTTCTGATAGCCAGACTGAATCTCTGAAACTTGAGGATGAGATCAATCAGGTCCTCCAGGCACTACAGGTTTCACAGGAAGCTGAGTACAAAATTGCAGAGGAACGACTTTATGCTCAAAAGAAATATCTTCAGAACCTTTACCAGCAGTTGGACAAAGAGAGGTCTGAATTGGCACGTCGCACGTTGATAACCAACCCAGATGATTTGCTGAGTGCTGTGTTGAGCAGGGTGGACCAGATAAAGCGGGAAGTGACAAAACTCAAGGATATGGAAGAAGTGGCCAATGGATTTGGAAGGACCTCAAAAGATATTCTTAAGGAACACTTTGGTTTGGAAGTTGAGAAATGA
- the LOC7474203 gene encoding protein OBERON 2 isoform X2 yields MEIDKESNRSTPRERENILNLRPVAPDECGEGLPYAPEDWPNLGDTWTWRVGRRVAITGHYLDRYLYLPIRLCHLENTTRKKHGFASKLSVERYIRSVFPNADIGKFFASFSWKIPSKQSSINGNVEGHFFFPVPSEETAELFLSDSQHDSAGCKAGNKMCTSLGLQTENQPMAAMSCDICCSEPGFCGYCCCILCCKTISSKHGGYSYIKCEAIVSEGHICGHVAHMNCALRTYMAGTVGGSIGLDAEYYCRRCDARTDLVPHVTRLLRTCETVDSQDEIEKILNLGFCILRGSQRADAKGLLKRIEVAITKLKCGTILEDIWKVEGEVSAILPAVSPNGNAMLEVSNHQDILDFRKSSPDVSMSSDSQTESLKLEDEINQVLQALQVSQEAEYKIAEERLYAQKKYLQNLYQQLDKERSELARRTLITNPDDLLSAVLSRVDQIKREVTKLKDMEEVANGFGRTSKDILKEHFGLEVEK; encoded by the exons ATGGAGATTGATAAGGAAAGTAATAGAAGCACGCCTAGGGAAAGGGAAAACATTTTGAATCTAAGGCCAGTTGCACCTGATGAATGTGGTGAAGGTTTGCCATATGCTCCCGAGGATTGGCCAAATCTTGGTGATACGTGGACCTGGAGGGTTGGGAGGCGAGTTGCCATTACTGGCCATTATTTGGATAGATACCTTTACCTTCCAATTCGTCTTTGTCATCTTGAGAATACAACACGTAAGAAACATGGTTTTGCCAGCAAGCTTTCAGTTGAGCGATATATCCGATCTGTATTTCCTAATGCAGACATTGGTAAATTTTTTGCTTCATTCAGTTGGAAGATCCCATCAAAGCAATCCTCCATAAATG GTAATGTCGAGGGgcacttttttttccctgtacCTTCTGAAGAGACAGCTGAACTTTTTCTGTCTGATTCCCAGCATGATAGTGCGGGTTGTAAAGCTGGAAATAAGATGTGCACCAGTCTTGGGTTACAAACTGAAAATCAACCCATGGCTGCCATGTCTTGCGATATATGTTGCAGTGAACCTGGTTTCTGCGGTTATTGCTGCTGCATCCTCTGTTGCAAAACTATAAGCTCAAAACATGGAGGTTACAGCTACATAAAATGTGAAGCAATTGTGAGTGAGGGTCATATATGTGGCCATGTTGCTCACATGAATTGTGCTCTTCGGACCTATATGGCTGGCACTGTGGGAGGAAGCATCGGTCTGGATGCTGAGTATTACTGTCGGCGCTGTGATGCAAGGACAGACCTAGTGCCACATGTTACAAGGCTTTTGCGAACTTGCGAAACTGTTGATTCCCAGgatgaaatagagaaaatattaaatcttgGTTTCTGCATTTTGCGAGGTTCACAGAGAGCTGATGCAAAGGGATTGCTGAAACGCATTGAGGTAGCCATCACGAAG CTTAAATGTGGGACTATTCTTGAAGATATCTGGAAAGTGGAAGGGGAAGTCTCAGCCATTTTGCctg CCGTCTCTCCCAATGGAAATGCAATGCTGGAAGTTAGTAATCATCAAGACATTCTGGACTTTAGAAAGAGCTCACCAGATGTGTCCATGTCTTCTGATAGCCAGACTGAATCTCTGAAACTTGAGGATGAGATCAATCAGGTCCTCCAGGCACTACAGGTTTCACAGGAAGCTGAGTACAAAATTGCAGAGGAACGACTTTATGCTCAAAAGAAATATCTTCAGAACCTTTACCAGCAGTTGGACAAAGAGAGGTCTGAATTGGCACGTCGCACGTTGATAACCAACCCAGATGATTTGCTGAGTGCTGTGTTGAGCAGGGTGGACCAGATAAAGCGGGAAGTGACAAAACTCAAGGATATGGAAGAAGTGGCCAATGGATTTGGAAGGACCTCAAAAGATATTCTTAAGGAACACTTTGGTTTGGAAGTTGAGAAATGA
- the LOC7474203 gene encoding uncharacterized protein LOC7474203 isoform X3 has product MSPSNGSPESGTPFEVELMEIDKESNRSTPRERENILNLRPVAPDECGEGLPYAPEDWPNLGDTWTWRVGRRVAITGHYLDRYLYLPIRLCHLENTTRKKHGFASKLSVERYIRSVFPNADIGKFFASFSWKIPSKQSSINGNVEGHFFFPVPSEETAELFLSDSQHDSAGCKAGNKMCTSLGLQTENQPMAAMSCDICCSEPGFCGYCCCILCCKTISSKHGGYSYIKCEAIVSEGHICGHVAHMNCALRTYMAGTVGGSIGLDAEYYCRRCDARTDLVPHVTRLLRTCETVDSQDEIEKILNLGFCILRGSQRADAKGLLKRIEVAITKLKCGTILEDIWKVEGEVSAILPAFIIFMGNIFGSSLVIEFCFQWIRLSLSHICKHVYIIHTQPSLPMEMQCWKLVIIKTFWTLERAHQMCPCLLIARLNL; this is encoded by the exons ATGTCCCCATCCAATGGCTCACCAGAATCTGGGACTCCATTTG AAGTGGAATTAATGGAGATTGATAAGGAAAGTAATAGAAGCACGCCTAGGGAAAGGGAAAACATTTTGAATCTAAGGCCAGTTGCACCTGATGAATGTGGTGAAGGTTTGCCATATGCTCCCGAGGATTGGCCAAATCTTGGTGATACGTGGACCTGGAGGGTTGGGAGGCGAGTTGCCATTACTGGCCATTATTTGGATAGATACCTTTACCTTCCAATTCGTCTTTGTCATCTTGAGAATACAACACGTAAGAAACATGGTTTTGCCAGCAAGCTTTCAGTTGAGCGATATATCCGATCTGTATTTCCTAATGCAGACATTGGTAAATTTTTTGCTTCATTCAGTTGGAAGATCCCATCAAAGCAATCCTCCATAAATG GTAATGTCGAGGGgcacttttttttccctgtacCTTCTGAAGAGACAGCTGAACTTTTTCTGTCTGATTCCCAGCATGATAGTGCGGGTTGTAAAGCTGGAAATAAGATGTGCACCAGTCTTGGGTTACAAACTGAAAATCAACCCATGGCTGCCATGTCTTGCGATATATGTTGCAGTGAACCTGGTTTCTGCGGTTATTGCTGCTGCATCCTCTGTTGCAAAACTATAAGCTCAAAACATGGAGGTTACAGCTACATAAAATGTGAAGCAATTGTGAGTGAGGGTCATATATGTGGCCATGTTGCTCACATGAATTGTGCTCTTCGGACCTATATGGCTGGCACTGTGGGAGGAAGCATCGGTCTGGATGCTGAGTATTACTGTCGGCGCTGTGATGCAAGGACAGACCTAGTGCCACATGTTACAAGGCTTTTGCGAACTTGCGAAACTGTTGATTCCCAGgatgaaatagagaaaatattaaatcttgGTTTCTGCATTTTGCGAGGTTCACAGAGAGCTGATGCAAAGGGATTGCTGAAACGCATTGAGGTAGCCATCACGAAG CTTAAATGTGGGACTATTCTTGAAGATATCTGGAAAGTGGAAGGGGAAGTCTCAGCCATTTTGCctg cttttattatttttatgggtAATATATTTGGGAGCTCTCTTGTCATCGAGTTTTGCTTCCAGTGGAtcagactctctctctctcacatttGTAAACATGTTTATATCATTCATACACAGCCGTCTCTCCCAATGGAAATGCAATGCTGGAAGTTAGTAATCATCAAGACATTCTGGACTTTAGAAAGAGCTCACCAGATGTGTCCATGTCTTCTGATAGCCAGACTGAATCTCTGA
- the LOC7498073 gene encoding uncharacterized protein LOC7498073: protein MSDPLYSPSNKPHDHGPRTAFGLIFGPDYGSTSCQQNEQQFMENDIPHESNGHVHLLDEKNNFDHQKEEFVDDDVHHERNRGGHLIDEHNLSGQQNEQFMDSDTPNKSDGSRTPIDVNNSLRLVMPGETGEGLPYAPIDWPNPGDNWEWRVGRRVNSSGYFQDRFIYPPKSIHGKRKKMFASKPALESFIRTKFPSADVDAFFASFTWKIPAKVQSPKEVKPAPLPLENPPEDGTLKVQEGNVENPRYGRRQRKQILPELTEEAEEKKKKTPRSSQRKRKQDAKHDTPTSASASKRKATRSSKRSVFHAAGGEIGITETEPAVNVIPEGFDNYLSSLEDILTQPHPETQVSYSAGSDTPLTESDMAKDRSKLCSLLVMDFPTLVSSRNISKLTSLASKLLKDPTLSAEQLVKLKLIEEIPSFSEVFVESRQTIERVNNLFGILEANKAKVNSLRNEYNELKERADQLQSQVDSNLLTVQEIDNQIFQLQTWRGELVSTIENNKAAKVEVASAQGMVANSIPTVVRDIQVANSKISEWELKRTNAEKREAEILEKFAPLKGFSL from the exons atgtcaGATCCGCTGTACTCTCCTTCCAATAAACCTCACGATCACGGTCCACGGACtgcatttggtttgattttcgGTCCAGA TTATGGCTCAACAAGCTGTCAGCAGAATGAACAACAATTCATGGAGAACGATATCCCCCATGAGAGTAACGGTCACGTGCACCTGCTAGATGAGAAAAACAATTTCGATCACCAGAAGGAGGAATTTGTGGACGATGATGTCCATCATGAAAGAAATAGGGGTGGGCACCTGATAGATGAGCACAATTTATCTGGTCAGCAGAATGAGCAATTTATGGATAGTGATACCCCCAACAAGAGTGATGGTAGCAGGACCCCGATAGATGTGAACAATTCTCTCAGGCTAGTTATGCCAGGTGAAACTGGTGAAGGTTTGCCATATGCTCCAATAGATTGGCCGAATCCTGGTGATAATTGGGAATGGAGAGTTGGAAGGAGGGTTAACTCCTCCGGGTACTTCCAGGATAGATTCATTTACCCTCCAAAAAGCATTCatggaaaaaggaagaagatgtTTGCTAGCAAGCCTGCTCTTGAAAGTTTTATTCGAACCAAATTCCCAAGTGCAGATGTTGATGCATTCTTTGCATCGTTTACATGGAAGATACCAGCAAAAGTGCAGTCTCCAAAAGAAG TAAAACCTGCTCCTCTTCCTCTTGAGAATCCTCCTGAGGATGGAACTTTGAAAGTTCAAGAAGGGAATGTAGAAAATCCCCGTTATGGTCGGAGGCAAAGGAAGCAGATTTTACCCGAGTTAACTGAAGAagctgaagaaaagaaaaaaaaaacaccacggTCCAGccagaggaaaagaaaacaggATGCAAAACATGATACACCTACATCGGCATCCGCATCTAAGCGAAAAGCTACACGTTCTTCTAAACGATCTGTGTTTCATGCTGCTGGTGGTGAAATTGGAATAACTGAGACTGAACCTGCAGTTAATGTGATCCCGGAGGGTTTTGATAACTATCTCAGTTCTTTAGAAGACATTCTTACCCAACCTCACCCTGAAACCCAAGTATCATACTCTGCAGGCTCTGATACTCCTCTTACCGAAAGTGATATGGCTAAAGATCGAAGCAAGCTTTGTTCCCTTCTAGTCATGGATTTTCCCACTTTGGTCTCTTCCAGAAACATTTCCAAACTTACTAGTCTAGCTTCCAAACTACTGAAGGATCCCACCCTCAGTGCTGAACAACTTGTTAAGTTAAAATTGATTGAGGAAATCCCATCGTTCAGCGAGGTTTTTGTTGAGAGTAGGCAAACAATAGAGCGCGTTAACAATTTGTTTGGTATCCTTGAGGCAAACAAGGCGAAGGTTAACTCTCTGAGGAATGAATATAATGAATTGAAGGAAAGAGCAGACCAGCTCCAGTCACAGGTTGATTCCAACTTACTGACTGTGCAGGAAATTGACAATCAAATTTTTCAACTTCAGACCTGGCGAGGGGAGCTTGTTAGTACAATTGAGAATAACAAGGCAGCAAAGGTTGAGGTGGCCTCTGCTCAAGGGATGGTGGCAAATTCAATTCCAACTGTTGTGCGTGATATTCAGGTTGCCAACTCCAAAATCTCAGAATGGGAGCTAAAAAGGACAAATGCTGAAAAGCGTGAAGCTGAAATTCTGGAAAAGTTTGCCCCTCTAAAAGGGTTTTCTTTGTAG
- the LOC7498074 gene encoding uncharacterized protein LOC7498074 has translation MESIVKNGHNKVSTTLKKPEVAVSHLREGIALLLSRWNGLQMAVQNEWGGHDSLQKSHQLVLDIFSWFSQSKGTLYAEDLENLLHESLLLSFNTEIEDGSIEEVAEQLMIMHEEYLNRNHYSKGSA, from the exons ATGGAATCCATTGTTAAGAACGGCCATAACAAGGTATCCACTACCTTGAAAAAGCCAGAGGTTGCTGTCTCTCATCTCCGGGAGGGCATTGCGCTGCTTCTTTCTCGATGGAATGGTCTACAAATGGCTGTTCAAAATGAGTGGGGTGGCCACGATTCCCTTCAGAAATCCCACCAGCTAGTTCTTGATATCTTCTCTTGGTTCTCTCAATCTAAAG GAACACTTTATGCTGAGGATTTAGAGAATTTGCTCCACGAAAGTCTGTTGCTTTCTTTCAATACAGAGATTGAGGATGGCAGCATTGAAGAG GTAGCAGAGCAGCTGATGATAATGCATGAAGAATACTTGAACAGGAATCATTACTCAAAAGGTTCTGCATGA